The following proteins are co-located in the Lacticaseibacillus paracasei subsp. paracasei genome:
- a CDS encoding cation diffusion facilitator family transporter yields the protein MDAGRNILKDEQRRFARLKSAQHAAALNLIVYGGLTVVELWIAQLAHSRALAADGLNNLTGVASALILLWGLQISQQRPDSEHRFGHWRFQTIATLFSGLIMLVVGLDVVIDGYHGLQAWYQGKLQVPGELAVYVSLAAGLAMGTVSLINHIRAKQLDSSVLRAAAKDSFADAVTSGGTLLAILGAKAGWLWLDGGAAVAVGCLILYAAWTILRESIFELTDGFDTKKIAAYRQTISAVPGVKGVQSIEARYAGDAVLLTIGIRVNPNMTVADSYDLGERVERRLMDEYDILDADVKAYPADRDPKEAPQDPQK from the coding sequence ATGGATGCTGGTCGAAATATTTTAAAAGATGAACAACGCCGGTTTGCCCGCCTGAAAAGTGCCCAGCATGCTGCTGCACTGAATCTGATTGTATATGGCGGGTTGACCGTGGTAGAATTGTGGATCGCGCAGTTAGCGCATTCTCGGGCATTGGCTGCGGATGGGTTGAATAACCTGACTGGTGTGGCCTCTGCGCTGATTTTACTTTGGGGTTTGCAGATTTCCCAACAACGGCCTGACAGTGAACACCGATTTGGCCACTGGCGCTTTCAAACCATCGCAACACTCTTTTCTGGCTTAATCATGCTCGTCGTCGGTCTAGATGTTGTCATTGACGGTTATCACGGTCTGCAAGCTTGGTATCAAGGTAAGCTGCAGGTTCCCGGAGAACTTGCGGTTTATGTTAGCTTAGCGGCAGGATTGGCAATGGGCACCGTTTCACTGATTAACCATATTAGGGCGAAGCAATTGGACAGCAGTGTTTTGCGAGCGGCGGCCAAGGATAGCTTTGCCGACGCTGTGACCAGCGGTGGCACGTTACTCGCCATCTTAGGTGCCAAAGCTGGCTGGCTTTGGCTGGATGGTGGCGCAGCTGTGGCCGTTGGTTGTTTGATTTTATATGCGGCTTGGACTATCCTGCGAGAATCCATTTTTGAATTAACAGATGGATTCGACACCAAAAAAATTGCTGCCTACCGCCAAACAATCAGTGCAGTCCCAGGTGTCAAAGGCGTTCAAAGTATTGAAGCACGATATGCAGGCGATGCTGTCTTGCTAACCATCGGTATTCGTGTCAATCCCAATATGACCGTAGCCGATTCCTATGATCTAGGAGAGCGCGTCGAACGCAGGCTCATGGATGAATACGATATTCTAGACGCTGACGTCAAAGCCTATCCAGCCGATCGAGATCCAAAAGAAGCACCACAGGACCCGCAAAAGTGA
- a CDS encoding ArsR/SmtB family transcription factor: MAAYSSAQQEALKEFKQDIGHLNALSNSSRQKLIMILGTADNDTGLKVNDLADAIGLSQPATSHHLKHLKDIGMVGSRREGNMVYYYLTLHDTIARLERLTSALKRQNENG; encoded by the coding sequence ATGGCGGCATATAGCTCTGCGCAACAAGAGGCTTTAAAAGAGTTTAAGCAAGATATTGGACATCTCAATGCGTTATCGAATTCAAGTCGACAAAAATTGATTATGATTTTGGGAACGGCAGACAATGATACAGGCTTAAAAGTCAACGACTTGGCTGATGCTATCGGTTTGTCACAGCCAGCGACCTCGCACCATCTGAAGCATCTCAAAGACATTGGCATGGTTGGCTCACGCCGCGAAGGCAATATGGTTTATTATTATCTGACCTTACATGACACCATTGCTCGATTGGAACGATTGACAAGCGCTTTGAAGCGGCAAAACGAAAACGGCTGA
- a CDS encoding FAD:protein FMN transferase, which produces MTTTTTFHGLGADNTLTVYADGANELLNQSISMINAYAHLLSLYDEASLLTLINKQAGKEPVHIPVRPVFNLIAQAIAWSKRGLGYNALIGPIVKLWRIGFDDAHVPTAEEVTAALALTDPDLVELDSENQTVFLTKPGMALDLGGIAKGFIVDQVYDLWDKTGVEGGLIDLGGNQRLVGNAASGVPLWQWPITDPRTPGKRSIATLTTTPKAVVTTGIYERHSEINGKEYHHLLDPNTGYPVESDMASITVVADSGLIGDVLSSIGFYAGIPAGYDAVEAEGEEAIFVTKDTRVYQTSGLRETLAVTM; this is translated from the coding sequence ATGACCACGACGACCACTTTTCATGGTTTGGGTGCGGATAACACGCTTACCGTTTATGCAGATGGTGCTAATGAACTATTGAATCAAAGCATCAGCATGATTAATGCTTATGCCCATTTATTATCGCTGTATGATGAAGCATCCCTGCTGACTTTGATCAACAAGCAGGCCGGCAAAGAACCGGTTCACATTCCGGTTCGCCCTGTGTTCAATCTGATTGCTCAAGCGATCGCCTGGAGCAAACGCGGATTAGGTTACAACGCCTTAATCGGCCCGATCGTCAAACTTTGGCGCATCGGTTTCGATGATGCCCATGTTCCGACTGCCGAAGAAGTCACTGCCGCGCTTGCTTTGACAGATCCCGATCTTGTCGAGCTTGATTCAGAAAATCAAACTGTTTTTCTGACCAAACCCGGCATGGCCCTTGATCTTGGCGGTATCGCCAAAGGTTTCATTGTCGATCAAGTCTATGATCTTTGGGACAAAACCGGCGTTGAAGGTGGGTTGATTGACTTAGGTGGTAATCAGCGGCTCGTCGGTAATGCAGCCAGCGGCGTACCGTTATGGCAGTGGCCAATCACTGACCCGCGGACACCGGGAAAACGCAGTATCGCCACCTTGACAACCACCCCTAAAGCCGTCGTGACGACTGGTATTTATGAGCGGCACTCAGAGATCAACGGCAAAGAATATCACCATTTGCTTGATCCTAACACAGGCTATCCCGTCGAATCAGACATGGCCAGCATTACCGTCGTGGCCGATAGTGGCCTGATCGGAGACGTGTTATCTTCCATCGGTTTTTATGCTGGCATCCCTGCCGGTTACGATGCCGTTGAAGCCGAGGGTGAGGAAGCCATCTTCGTTACTAAAGATACCCGCGTTTACCAAACCAGCGGCCTGCGCGAAACCTTGGCCGTCACCATGTAA
- a CDS encoding glycoside hydrolase family 13 protein has product MFQFDSFTDRRPFGAVQKGTAVTLTAQADGAVTQATLVIMPDEHCDQTQSLPMTKSPNGYTVTFTPPNAGLWFYHFELQSDNGRERFGAVGGGFGGLGQLYPENVDVVNYQMTVVTAFDPVPAWYQNARFYHIFVDRFNNGNADGHVNAPKENSFLYGRKTDRPMYIRGNDGEIIRWDFYGGNLTGIQQKLPLLAARGINALYLSPIFQARSNHRYDTGDYFAIDEVLGSLHDFKQFLAAAHQLGMHVILDGVFNHVGADSRYFNAVNEYSDVGAANSLDSPYASWFSFKRFPDDYNSWWGVKDLPAINKDNQDFHDFIAAKKGSVISYWTDLGVDGWRLDVADELMDDFIRQIRSTLDQFPERVLIGEVWEDASNKQAYGKRRQYFEGGELNAVMNYPLRSMLIDLTNGQLNAAGFVRQLMTLKENYPTNAFAFNFNNIGSHDTPRILTMLDGDRRKLQFIVSLFYWLPGVPCLYYGDEAGLTGGKDPDNRAFYPWGHEDQAVLDIYQIALQTRIDQPALAAGAAFFPFTFEDSFGFVRQNDTQTLVVLANPTGSPQVLQDPHAELVPKSLRALLPVGTMVPAGGVIWQQI; this is encoded by the coding sequence ATGTTTCAATTTGATTCATTTACCGATCGCCGACCTTTTGGCGCGGTGCAAAAAGGCACGGCTGTGACATTGACGGCACAGGCTGATGGTGCGGTGACACAAGCCACACTTGTCATCATGCCAGACGAACATTGCGATCAAACGCAATCCTTGCCGATGACGAAAAGCCCTAACGGCTACACAGTGACGTTTACGCCTCCTAATGCCGGTCTTTGGTTTTATCATTTTGAGTTGCAAAGCGACAATGGCCGAGAACGCTTTGGGGCAGTCGGCGGTGGCTTTGGCGGGCTTGGTCAGCTTTACCCGGAAAATGTGGATGTGGTTAATTATCAGATGACCGTTGTGACCGCATTTGATCCCGTTCCGGCGTGGTATCAAAATGCCCGTTTTTATCATATCTTCGTAGATCGCTTCAATAATGGGAATGCTGACGGTCACGTGAATGCTCCGAAGGAAAACTCTTTTCTGTATGGGCGAAAAACCGATCGGCCCATGTATATTCGCGGGAACGATGGCGAGATCATTCGCTGGGATTTTTACGGCGGTAATCTGACTGGCATTCAACAAAAGCTGCCATTATTGGCAGCCCGTGGCATCAACGCCTTATATTTAAGTCCAATTTTTCAGGCGCGGAGCAATCATCGGTATGACACCGGCGATTATTTCGCAATTGATGAAGTTTTAGGTTCGCTGCATGACTTTAAGCAGTTTTTGGCGGCAGCGCATCAGTTGGGGATGCATGTCATTCTGGATGGCGTGTTTAACCACGTTGGCGCTGATAGCCGCTACTTCAATGCCGTCAATGAATATTCAGACGTGGGTGCGGCCAATAGCTTGGATTCCCCATATGCCTCGTGGTTTTCATTCAAGCGATTTCCTGATGACTACAATAGCTGGTGGGGCGTGAAGGATCTGCCAGCCATTAATAAGGATAATCAAGACTTTCATGACTTCATTGCGGCTAAAAAAGGTTCGGTGATCAGTTATTGGACTGACTTAGGCGTTGATGGGTGGCGCTTGGATGTTGCCGATGAATTGATGGACGATTTTATCCGGCAGATTCGCAGCACGCTTGATCAATTTCCGGAGCGGGTGCTGATCGGCGAAGTCTGGGAGGATGCCTCCAATAAACAGGCTTATGGCAAGCGGCGGCAATATTTTGAAGGCGGCGAATTGAATGCAGTCATGAATTATCCGCTGCGATCCATGTTGATTGACCTGACAAATGGGCAGTTAAACGCGGCAGGATTTGTGCGTCAATTGATGACGTTGAAAGAGAATTATCCAACAAATGCGTTTGCGTTCAATTTCAACAACATTGGCAGTCATGATACACCACGGATTTTAACGATGTTGGATGGTGATCGGCGTAAGTTGCAGTTTATCGTCTCGCTATTTTACTGGCTGCCTGGGGTGCCGTGCCTTTACTACGGGGATGAGGCCGGGTTAACTGGCGGTAAAGACCCGGATAACCGCGCCTTTTATCCGTGGGGCCATGAAGATCAGGCTGTTTTGGATATTTATCAAATCGCGCTTCAGACCCGCATTGATCAGCCAGCCTTGGCTGCAGGTGCCGCTTTTTTCCCATTTACGTTTGAAGACAGTTTTGGCTTCGTCCGCCAAAATGATACCCAAACGCTGGTAGTTCTGGCCAATCCAACTGGATCACCGCAAGTGTTACAGGATCCGCATGCTGAATTAGTGCCAAAAAGTTTGCGCGCTTTATTGCCAGTAGGCACGATGGTACCGGCAGGCGGTGTGATTTGGCAGCAGATTTAA
- a CDS encoding glycogen/starch/alpha-glucan phosphorylase, whose protein sequence is MSLTKEQFITEFKDIALKLYAAPLDDLSTQQLYQALALLTRSYIGQPWAETKKRYDQEETKQVFYFSIEFLPGRLLQSNLLNLGILSEVEAGLNELGLRPQKIFDAEADPGLGNGGLGRLASAFMDAMASVGMAGNGNGIRYQYGLFKQAFVNGYQVELPDDWMRNGFAWETRKENRAVTVKFGGWVELRPSRSGNLRVIYHNTDDVLAVPYDVAMVGYHNQVVNNLRLWSAEAPINAGTDFTLEQKERINQITQILYPDDSDASGKQLRLRQEYFFTSAGIQSIVRHYRRTHNSMAGFADRVAIHINDTHPAMAIPELMRVLMDDEHVSWDEAWRITLKVMSYTNHTLLSEALEVWPIDMFSGMVPRIYQIIQEIDRRFRLVFVPQFGQAMIDRIAPLGNGQVRMAYLASIGSHAINGVAPIHSELLKKDVLHDLYQIFPERFNNKTNGITPRRWIQIGDRPLSHLLDKKIGTTWRKNPLALRQLHNFADDTRFLDDLNAAKAENKRALAKYIDQVVHVKVDPDAIFDVQIKRLHAYKRQLLHVLGILDAYLAIKRGEKRPKRLHIFGAKAAPSYVYAKEIIKVMNAVADLVNGDPEVSKYLQVVFLPNYGVTMAEKIIPAADISEQISTAGKEASGTSNMKLMSAGALTLATLDGANIEIKDAVGDDNVEIFGLTEEEIAGYYQRGDYHARDFYDQDPRLHAALDMLVNGQIPGIETEGRDIFNSLLTYNDEYFVLADFESYLAANERLDKLYQQPRIWAKKALANIAESGRFSADFTVQRYGREIWHVVAKTPEDDHEA, encoded by the coding sequence ATGTCATTAACAAAGGAACAATTCATTACAGAATTCAAAGATATTGCTTTGAAGCTGTATGCAGCACCGCTCGATGACCTGTCCACCCAACAGCTTTATCAGGCGTTGGCACTATTAACGCGGTCATATATTGGCCAACCTTGGGCCGAGACCAAGAAACGTTACGATCAGGAGGAGACAAAACAGGTCTTCTACTTTTCAATTGAGTTTTTGCCAGGCCGACTGCTGCAGTCGAATTTGCTAAATCTTGGCATCCTGAGTGAAGTTGAAGCAGGGTTGAATGAGTTGGGACTGCGACCACAGAAAATTTTTGATGCTGAAGCAGATCCAGGTTTAGGCAATGGTGGTTTAGGTCGGTTGGCATCAGCGTTTATGGATGCCATGGCTAGTGTCGGCATGGCTGGTAACGGCAATGGTATTCGCTACCAGTACGGGCTGTTTAAGCAGGCCTTTGTCAACGGGTATCAAGTGGAGCTGCCAGATGATTGGATGCGGAATGGCTTTGCATGGGAGACTCGTAAAGAAAATCGCGCAGTCACGGTTAAATTCGGCGGCTGGGTTGAGTTACGCCCAAGTCGTAGCGGCAATCTGCGGGTGATCTATCACAATACTGACGATGTATTGGCTGTACCATACGATGTGGCCATGGTGGGGTACCACAATCAGGTGGTGAATAACCTGCGTCTGTGGTCTGCTGAAGCACCGATCAATGCCGGCACCGATTTTACGTTGGAACAAAAAGAACGGATCAATCAGATTACACAGATTCTTTATCCTGACGATTCCGATGCATCCGGCAAGCAGCTGCGATTGCGGCAGGAGTACTTCTTTACCAGTGCTGGGATTCAAAGCATCGTCCGCCATTATCGCCGTACCCATAACAGCATGGCCGGGTTTGCAGATCGCGTTGCCATTCATATCAATGATACCCATCCGGCAATGGCAATTCCGGAGCTGATGCGGGTGTTAATGGATGATGAGCATGTTAGCTGGGACGAAGCTTGGCGCATTACGCTCAAGGTGATGAGCTACACGAACCATACGTTGTTGTCAGAGGCGCTGGAAGTTTGGCCAATTGATATGTTCAGCGGCATGGTACCGCGAATCTATCAAATCATTCAGGAAATCGATCGCCGCTTCCGGCTGGTTTTCGTGCCGCAATTTGGTCAAGCAATGATTGATCGGATTGCGCCGCTTGGTAACGGACAGGTGCGGATGGCCTATCTCGCATCAATTGGTTCCCATGCGATCAATGGCGTGGCCCCAATTCATAGTGAGTTGCTTAAAAAAGACGTCCTGCATGACTTGTATCAAATCTTTCCAGAACGGTTCAATAACAAGACAAACGGCATCACGCCGCGGCGTTGGATTCAAATTGGCGATCGACCGCTTTCCCACCTTTTGGATAAAAAAATTGGGACAACTTGGCGGAAAAACCCGTTGGCATTGCGGCAGTTGCATAATTTCGCCGATGATACCCGTTTTCTCGACGACCTGAATGCTGCTAAGGCCGAAAATAAACGAGCATTGGCGAAGTATATTGATCAAGTTGTGCACGTCAAAGTTGATCCTGATGCCATTTTTGATGTGCAGATCAAACGCCTGCACGCGTATAAACGGCAATTATTGCATGTCTTAGGGATTCTTGATGCTTACTTGGCGATCAAACGTGGCGAAAAACGACCAAAGCGTTTGCACATTTTTGGCGCTAAAGCTGCGCCAAGTTACGTTTATGCCAAGGAAATCATTAAGGTTATGAATGCAGTTGCCGATTTGGTCAACGGTGATCCAGAAGTAAGCAAGTACTTGCAAGTTGTTTTCTTGCCGAATTATGGTGTCACCATGGCTGAAAAGATTATTCCTGCGGCCGATATTTCTGAACAAATTTCCACAGCCGGTAAGGAAGCCAGCGGCACCAGTAACATGAAGCTGATGAGTGCCGGTGCCTTGACCTTGGCGACACTTGATGGCGCAAATATCGAGATCAAGGATGCCGTGGGTGATGACAACGTTGAGATTTTTGGGTTGACAGAGGAAGAAATTGCCGGTTATTACCAGCGTGGCGATTATCATGCTCGCGACTTTTACGATCAAGATCCACGCTTGCACGCCGCACTGGATATGCTGGTCAATGGGCAGATCCCGGGGATTGAAACAGAAGGTCGTGACATTTTCAATTCGTTGTTGACTTACAACGATGAATACTTCGTGTTGGCCGATTTTGAAAGTTATCTGGCTGCGAACGAAAGACTGGATAAGCTTTATCAACAACCGCGCATTTGGGCCAAAAAGGCGTTGGCTAATATTGCCGAAAGTGGCCGATTCTCGGCTGACTTTACGGTTCAACGCTATGGTCGCGAGATTTGGCATGTGGTGGCAAAGACACCAGAAGATGATCACGAGGCTTAA
- the glgA gene encoding glycogen synthase GlgA produces MLKVLFTAAESAPFYKTGGLGDVTYALPKAIKKQGVDIRVAIPFYEKKFPAKYLPKVKDLTHFTLEMDGRPVYVGLKTIKLGDVTYYLIDNRQYFDRDGLYGYWDDGGRFGYFQMAVIEMLQVIEWIPDVIHANDWHTAFIPVLLKEKYGWIKPYQQIKTQLTIHNLQFQGWFPPSTLATVFGIGREGFNDDGFGQDGSINWLKGGINYADLVSTVSPSYAKEIQTPAFGEHLDGTLRKQSGKLVGILNGVDSEVYNPATDQSLAYKYDAKNLAGKAKDKKALQDEMHLPKRTDPLFAMVSRLTRQKGADLLVDALENFLVQNNVQVVVLGTGDQDLEEDLSSLQDRFPGQLAVRIDFDEGLAQRIYAGADYFMMPSAFEPSGLAQMMAMRYGTLPIVHETGGLRDSVLAYNAETGAGDGFSFWDYNAGVLTNILRMAKSVYADQPKVYAKLQQHAMVKDFDWHHSAAEYLKGYQRILGKA; encoded by the coding sequence GTGCTTAAAGTACTCTTTACAGCTGCGGAAAGTGCGCCGTTTTATAAAACAGGCGGTTTAGGGGATGTAACCTATGCCTTGCCTAAAGCAATTAAGAAGCAAGGTGTGGACATTCGGGTTGCCATTCCATTTTATGAAAAGAAGTTCCCGGCGAAGTATCTGCCTAAAGTGAAGGATTTGACCCATTTCACCTTGGAGATGGATGGCCGTCCAGTTTACGTTGGCCTTAAAACAATTAAACTCGGGGATGTCACGTACTATCTCATTGATAATCGGCAGTATTTTGATCGGGATGGCTTGTACGGTTACTGGGATGACGGCGGCCGGTTTGGTTATTTCCAAATGGCCGTGATTGAAATGCTTCAGGTGATTGAATGGATTCCAGATGTCATTCATGCCAACGATTGGCACACAGCTTTCATTCCGGTGCTATTAAAAGAAAAGTATGGTTGGATCAAGCCGTATCAACAGATTAAGACACAACTGACGATTCACAATCTGCAATTCCAAGGCTGGTTCCCGCCGTCAACGTTAGCGACCGTTTTTGGTATTGGCCGTGAAGGTTTCAACGACGATGGCTTTGGTCAAGACGGGTCAATCAATTGGCTCAAGGGCGGGATTAATTACGCCGATCTTGTGTCGACGGTTAGTCCGAGTTACGCCAAAGAAATTCAAACACCAGCCTTTGGCGAGCATTTGGATGGCACGTTACGAAAACAAAGTGGTAAACTGGTCGGGATTCTGAATGGGGTTGATTCTGAAGTCTATAATCCAGCCACTGATCAGAGTCTGGCTTATAAGTACGACGCCAAGAATTTGGCTGGCAAGGCCAAAGATAAAAAGGCTTTGCAAGACGAGATGCATTTACCAAAGAGGACTGATCCGCTGTTTGCGATGGTCAGTCGGTTGACCCGGCAAAAAGGGGCCGATCTCTTAGTTGATGCTTTGGAGAATTTCTTAGTTCAAAATAATGTGCAGGTCGTGGTTCTTGGCACTGGCGATCAAGATCTGGAAGAAGATTTGTCATCATTGCAGGATCGGTTCCCTGGCCAATTGGCGGTGCGGATTGATTTTGATGAAGGCTTAGCGCAGCGGATTTATGCCGGCGCCGATTACTTCATGATGCCAAGTGCCTTTGAACCAAGCGGCTTGGCACAAATGATGGCGATGCGCTATGGCACGCTGCCAATTGTGCATGAAACTGGTGGTTTGCGTGACTCGGTTCTAGCCTATAACGCTGAAACTGGCGCTGGTGATGGGTTTAGTTTCTGGGATTACAACGCTGGCGTGCTCACAAACATTCTGCGCATGGCGAAGAGTGTTTATGCGGATCAGCCAAAAGTCTATGCTAAGTTGCAACAACATGCGATGGTGAAGGACTTTGACTGGCACCATTCCGCAGCTGAGTATTTGAAAGGTTATCAACGCATTCTGGGCAAAGCATGA
- the glgD gene encoding glucose-1-phosphate adenylyltransferase subunit GlgD: MRKGDLAAIIDLNEPDDQIQPLTAARPIGTLPFAGRYRLIDFPLSSLDHANVRSVAIFLPKSGRSFTDHIRSGSTWNVDQITGGIFTYPYMAGRDYEDPKLRARYFDDYLQFLRKSSAQYTIIMGTQIVANVDVDAIVAYHQAGESPVTAVYKNLPEEAMKPEDLTLDMTELGTASSVVPASENRGHLKEGKIPAFMDIYLIGTIDLIDLLTDASEAPTFKRLPQILREAVLENNANAFEYTGFLAKLNTTQRYFDANMSMLEDQNYQALLYSANSIETKNKNEIPTFYSTESKVTNSLLGTGDFIEGTVDNSILFRNVHIHRDAVVDHSIVMQGSKIGTGSSVKYAILDKGVVIGPNLALEGTPEEPLVFSKNQKVFQPDGQGVTARA, encoded by the coding sequence ATGAGAAAAGGCGATTTAGCAGCAATTATTGATCTGAATGAACCAGACGACCAAATTCAGCCGCTGACAGCAGCCCGCCCGATCGGTACCTTGCCGTTTGCTGGCCGCTACCGTCTCATCGATTTTCCACTGTCATCATTGGATCATGCCAATGTGCGCAGCGTGGCGATTTTCCTGCCAAAGTCCGGTCGTAGTTTCACGGACCACATTCGTAGCGGGTCGACTTGGAACGTGGATCAGATTACTGGTGGTATTTTCACGTATCCGTATATGGCTGGCCGCGACTATGAAGATCCAAAATTACGCGCGCGGTATTTTGACGACTATCTCCAATTTCTGCGCAAAAGCAGCGCGCAGTACACGATTATCATGGGTACGCAAATTGTGGCCAATGTTGATGTCGATGCCATCGTTGCCTATCACCAAGCTGGCGAGAGTCCGGTGACGGCGGTTTACAAGAATCTGCCGGAAGAAGCGATGAAGCCGGAAGACTTAACGTTGGATATGACGGAGCTTGGCACGGCTAGCTCAGTTGTCCCAGCATCGGAAAATCGTGGGCATCTCAAGGAAGGTAAGATCCCGGCGTTCATGGATATTTATCTGATCGGGACGATTGACTTGATTGATCTTCTGACGGATGCCTCCGAAGCGCCAACATTCAAACGGTTGCCGCAAATTCTACGTGAAGCCGTACTGGAAAATAATGCTAACGCGTTTGAATATACTGGTTTTCTGGCAAAGTTGAATACGACTCAGCGGTATTTTGACGCGAACATGAGCATGTTGGAAGACCAAAACTATCAAGCGTTGCTTTATAGTGCTAATTCGATTGAAACGAAGAATAAGAATGAAATTCCGACCTTCTATTCAACCGAATCCAAGGTGACCAACAGCTTGTTAGGTACTGGTGACTTCATTGAAGGTACGGTCGATAATTCGATTCTCTTCAGAAATGTGCATATTCATCGTGATGCAGTGGTTGATCACAGTATTGTGATGCAAGGCAGTAAGATTGGCACAGGCTCCAGTGTGAAGTATGCGATCCTAGACAAAGGTGTGGTCATTGGGCCAAACCTTGCGTTGGAAGGGACCCCTGAGGAGCCATTGGTCTTTTCGAAGAATCAGAAAGTCTTTCAGCCAGATGGCCAGGGGGTGACGGCCCGTGCTTAA
- a CDS encoding glucose-1-phosphate adenylyltransferase — protein MSTEMLGMILAGGQGTRLGKLTKTTAKPSVPFGGRYRIIDFTLSNLANSGVNTAGVITQYQPLELNRHIQNGASWGLNERGAGVTILQPYASSEGEKFFEGTAHAIYQNIAYIDSYNPQYLLILSGDHIYKMDYQAMLDYHKAKKASLTVAVMPVEKEEAKRFGIMNTDDTDRIIEFEEKPAKPKSNLASMGIYIFNWPTLKQYLTESYATDGAMEDFGHDVIPAYVTHNEASYAYAFRGYWKDVGTIQSLWEANMEFLNPNNPLNIGNRNWRIFSQNEALPPMFLTKTAKVAGSMIVDGCYVAGSIQHSILSQNVKIGEGSVIKDSMIMPNAVIGKNVTVDHAIVGENAIIGDNGKVVGKPNEISVVGYGEVLGRTEKE, from the coding sequence ATGAGTACTGAAATGTTGGGAATGATTTTAGCCGGAGGGCAGGGAACCCGTTTAGGGAAACTGACCAAAACGACGGCTAAGCCTTCGGTGCCATTCGGAGGTAGATATCGGATTATTGATTTTACTCTGAGTAATTTAGCTAATTCAGGGGTCAACACCGCGGGGGTCATTACCCAGTATCAACCGCTTGAGCTGAATCGCCATATTCAAAATGGTGCCAGCTGGGGGCTTAATGAACGCGGTGCCGGTGTGACCATCCTGCAGCCTTACGCTTCAAGTGAAGGCGAAAAGTTCTTTGAAGGCACGGCGCATGCGATTTATCAAAATATCGCTTATATTGACTCGTACAATCCGCAATATTTGTTAATCCTTTCAGGGGATCATATTTATAAAATGGATTATCAAGCGATGCTGGATTATCACAAGGCCAAGAAGGCTTCATTGACTGTTGCTGTCATGCCGGTTGAAAAAGAAGAAGCCAAACGCTTCGGCATCATGAACACCGATGACACGGACCGGATTATTGAATTTGAAGAGAAACCAGCCAAGCCAAAGAGTAACTTAGCCTCGATGGGGATTTACATTTTCAACTGGCCAACGTTGAAACAATATTTGACCGAAAGTTATGCAACAGATGGTGCCATGGAAGACTTTGGCCATGACGTGATTCCAGCTTACGTGACGCATAATGAAGCCAGCTATGCTTATGCCTTCCGCGGTTACTGGAAGGATGTCGGGACGATTCAGAGTCTGTGGGAAGCTAACATGGAATTCTTGAATCCTAACAATCCATTGAACATTGGCAATCGCAACTGGCGGATCTTCAGTCAAAACGAGGCGCTGCCGCCAATGTTCCTGACCAAGACCGCCAAAGTTGCTGGCTCCATGATTGTTGACGGCTGCTATGTCGCAGGTTCAATTCAGCACAGTATTTTGAGTCAAAACGTCAAAATCGGTGAAGGCTCCGTGATCAAGGACAGCATGATCATGCCAAACGCCGTTATTGGTAAGAACGTGACTGTCGATCATGCCATTGTCGGTGAAAATGCGATTATTGGGGACAATGGTAAAGTTGTCGGCAAACCGAATGAAATTAGCGTTGTTGGTTATGGGGAAGTTTTAGGAAGGACTGAAAAAGAATGA